In Providencia hangzhouensis, the DNA window TGAAAAACTGTGCAAATCTGCCATTGAAGTCCCAGGGCCTGAAATACAAAAAATTGCTCAAGCTGCCGCACGCCACCACATCAATGTTGTAATTGGTGTGAATGAGCGGAACCCTAATGGAATCGCTACGTTATATAATACATTAGTGACGATTTCTGATGAAGGAAGAATTCTGGGACGCCATCGTAAATTAGTCCCAACATGGGCAGAAAAACTGACGTGGGCAAATGGAGATGCCTCTTCACTAAAAGTTCATCAAACCAGTATTGGGCCTCTTGGGGCATTGGCCTGTGGGGAAAACACCAATACATTGGCGCGTTTTGCTCTATTGGCGCAAGGCGAGTTAGTCCATATTGCGAGCTATATCGCCTTACCCGTTGCACCAAAAGACTATGACATGGCCGAAGCGATTCGTTTACGCGCATCTGCCCACTGTTTCGAAGGCAAAGTTTTTACGATTGTTTCCTGTTCGACAGTGTCAGAAGAGATTATGGATGCAATGTCTGCAACTCACCCAGAAGCACGTGAGATACTGGCTCGGCCAAATAGCGCTTTCTCAGGAATTATCGGGCCTGATGGACGAGTTGTAGGCGAACCATTGGTTGACAAAGAAGGGATTGTTTACGGTGAAATTGATTTAAATCGCTGTATTCAACCACGACAAATGCATGATATTACAGGGCATTATAACCGTTTTGATATCTTTGATTTACAGGTGAACCGCCGGCCATTAACGGCAGCACGTTTTCACGGTAATGGGCAAGAAGATGAAGCTTTAAATGTATTTCCAGAATCAGGTGAGTCATTTGGGGAGAGAGAGATATGAGTTTAGCACGTACATATCGTATTGGGCAGATTGTCCCGTCATCAAATACCACAATGGAAACAGAAATTCCGGCTATATTACGGGCAAGAGAAGCTCTGTTTGCGGAGCGCTTTACCTTTCATTCAAGCCGTATGCGTATGCAAAAAGTTACCAAAGAGGAGCTGGCAAAAATGGACTCCGATAGTGACCGCTGCGCTATTGAATTGTCAGATGCTGCGGTTGATGTCCTGGGATATGCCTGTTTAGTTGCGATTATGAGCATGGGGAAAGGTTATCATCGCATTTCAGAAAAACGTTTGTTTCAACGTACGGTAGATAACGGCCATCCAGCACCTATAGTGACTAGCGCTGGGGCATTAGTTGACGGCTTACATGTAATGGGCGCTAAAAAAGTGTCTATTTTAACGCCTTATATGAAGCCGTTGACGCAGTTAGTGATTGATTATATCGAAAGTGAAGGCATTGAAGTGGTAGATAGTATTTCATTGGAAATTCCAGATAATTTAGATGTGGGCCGGCAAAACCCATTAGCACCAGTGGAAATTACGAAAAAACTCAATACCCAAGTAGATGCAATTGTGGCTTCTGCATGTGTGCAAATGCCTTCGCTACCCTCAATACAATTAATTGAAGACCGAGTTGGTTTACCTGTACTGTCTTCTTCGGTGGCGACGACCTATATGATGTTAAAAAAGTTGGGTTTAGAAACTCGTGTTGATGGGTTTGGTTCATTGCTAAGTGGAAAGTTTTAGCTGAATTATCGCCGACTTCTGCTACTCTTGAGGGGTTGTAATCAAATGCAATAATTCAAGATGTTATCAAGGGGAGCGAATGGCAAACTCAAAGGTTTTTGTTGATAATTATTTGCCTGCCCTATTGGGGCAGGCTTGGATGTTGGTTTCATCTGAGTTTCATGCCATTGTTGAAGAAAAAGGTTTGTCAATATTAGAGTGGAGAGTGTTATCCACACTAGCAGGTAATGGCTCGATGGGGATTACAGAGCTCTCACAAAAAACAGTCAGTAAACAACCGACAATTACTCGCGTACTACAACGGCTAGAACAGCAAGGGCACGTGGTTCGCCACAGTAACCATAATGGTAGTGATAAGCGCATAACACTTGTCAGTGTGACATCAAGTGGAATGTCACTAGTTGATGGTTTACTTATTGCAGCTCAGCAACACGAAGAAGTTGTTTTAGCTCCCTTGGGGCTACGTAAAAGTAAGATTCTTAAGCAAGTGCTACAAGAATTAATTGAGCGGCATAGTATAGAAAACACCAATACTGCAGATAAAAGCACTTCCGATAAAAATAATGAAAAAAAGCTAAAAAGAAAAAAATCAGGTAGCCTAAATTTATCTAAAGAAACAACAAAATAGTCGATTAATGATGGTTTAGTTCTATTTTTGATGGCAATACATAACTTATTATTGATATTGCGTTTAAATATTTATTTATCAAATAGATAAATAAGTTTCTTATGGGGCATTTAAGTCAGTGGTAATTTTTGCAACCTGATGATAGATAGGCTATTTCTTAATTTTATTATTTTTGTATCGATTGATTAATTGCCACTTTACATTGATTCATTTTATCTATTTACTTCATAACTGATAATTAATGATTAGCTAAACATGGAGCAATCAATGTCAGTAGTGACACTTGTACTCGTTTTTTTATTAGCCGTTGTTGTGAGCGTTTTTGTTTCACGACTGCTCAAAGATATTATTCCATTACCCCTGATCCAGATAGCACTAGGGGCTGGCTTGTCTTTATACGGTTTTACAGTTGAATTTGAACCTCATCTATTTCTATTTTTATTTATTCCTCCTTTATTATTCCTTGATGGATGGCGTATTCCTAAAGAAGCCTTATTTCAAGAAATTAAACCGATCATGTCGCTAGCCATAGGTTTAGTGGTTGTAACAGTGATTGGTATGGGCTTCTTTATACATTGGTTAATCCCAGCAATTTCTTTAGCTGTTGCCTTTGCGTTAGCGGCCATTTTATCGCCAACGGATCCCGTTTCCGTGTCTGCCATGACTGTCAATTCCCCATTGCCATCTCGAATGGCGCATATTTTGGAAGGGGAGTCATTGTTGAATGATGCAACGGGTCTGGTGTGCTTTAGCTTTGCAGTGGTCGCTGCGTTAACAGGTACATTTTCCCTTGCTTCAGCGGCTGGGCAATTTGTATTAGTGGCATTTGGCGGAATTTTAATTGGTTTGCTGGTGGCTTGGGCAATTGGCTGGTTAAACCAACTGCTCGTTAAGCGTACTGGGGAAGAACCTGCAATTCAAATTATGATCAGCTTACTGATGCCATTTACGGCTTATTTATTAGCTGAACATTTGCATGTTTCCGGTATTTTAGCGGCAGTAGTTGCCGGTATTGCCATGCACTATGAAAAAATTGCAGGTCGCATGCAAGCTGCTACACGTATGCAAAGTAAAGCGGTGTGGGATACGGTACAAACTGCGTTGAACGGGATGATTTTCATTTTGTTAGGCGAACAGTTACCGGGTATGTGGACAAATATGCCTGCTGTAGCAGAGGCCGCGGGTGCGAGCCATCCTTGGATGCTGTTTGTTTATGTGGCAATTATTACTGTGGCATTGGCAGTTTTACGGTTTAGCTGGGTGTGGATCTCGATGACTTTAACCGTCTTCCATAAACGCCGTCGCGGTAAAGAAGCGGATGTTATGCATATTCGTATGATGGCAGTAATGGCGACAGCAGGTGTGCGCGGAGCGATCACGTTAGCGGGTATTTTAACGTTACCTTTATTGATGCCAGATGGTTCATTATTCCCGAATCGTGACGTGGCTATTTTCTTAGCGATGGGGGTGATTTTATGCTCACTATTGATTGCCAGTATCGCACTGCCTATTTTAACGAAAGGGTTAGTACAAGACTTACCTTATGATAATGACGAAATTCGAGCGCGTTTAGCTTTAAATGAAGCCGCGATGGCACATTTACGTGAATTAATGAACCACCCATCGGATGATATGGATGAAATTGCTATGCGTACTGAAGTTGGGGCGCAACTATTAGAAATTTATGGCAGACGACTCGATAATTCGGATGAAACTGAGTCAGATGTCTATGATTTACATAAGATGATTAATATGGAACGCGAAATGTCTAAGTCGGCGTTAAAAGCGAAACGCGACGCGTTATATCAAATGCGTAAAAGTAAAAATATCAATGAAAGGGTGTATCACCGTTTACGTGATGAACTTGATTTAAAAGAAGAGACACTGAATCACCATAAAAATGGTAAACATTAATTAGCGAAAACAAAAGACCTGAATTTATTCAGGTCTTTTGTTATTGTAATTCAACTGAATTTGACGGCTTGTATTGAGTTCTGATAGGTTGGTTACAATTCAATTTAGGAAATTTATATGTCACAGGTTGTAGCAAGCTTAAGCATTATTATTACCATCACATAGTGGTGGGGGATAAGCTACATCCTAAACCCGCCAGATAAGGCGGGTTTTTTGTCCTTATCTGGTTAATTCTTCAGTAAGGAACTATTTATGAATTTAACAGAAGCATCTCCATTATTAAAAAAACAACCTCGTTTGCATTTTCTTTGTGGGAAAATCGCTTCTGGGAAATCGACATTAGCGAAACAACTGGCTAACCTCCCTCGTACTATTTTGCTCTGTGAAGATGAATGGCTTGCCGCCCTTTATCCTAATGAAATTAATGAATTGGCTCACTATGTCGAAAAAAGTGCTTTAGTAAAACAGGTATTGGAAGACCATATTAGGCAATTAATACAGGCTGGGAATAATATCGTGATGGATTTTCCTGCCAACACACCAATACAGCGTCAATGGTTAATGTCTTTGGCGCAATCATCTGATGTATCTTATGTATTTCATGTATTGCAGGTAAGTAATGATGAGTGTAAGGCAAGGCTTGTTGCTCGTAATTTAGCAGGGGAAAACCCATTTCAAACATCTGAAACGCAGTTTGATTTAATTACGGCACATTTTTCTTATCCAACAAGTAGTGAGCGGTTAATCTGTAAATTTTATCCATAAAGGTAACATATCTGAGTAATAAACTTATGGAGGAGACTTATTACTCAGATTTATGGTCACTTAGGTCGATACATTTTGAGGTTTTGCTGCTGTTCAATCCAATAGTAATCAGCTGGCCCCCCTGCACGCAATAGCGGTTTCTGGCTAGCACAATCATATAAGCCATTATTCAAGGCTGATTCATCAATATGCACCATGACGACTTCTCCCATCACCATCCAAGTATCCAATAGTTGCCCATCCGCCCGTTTAAGTTGCTGATATTGCGTGACAACACATTCCATTGAAACGGGTGTTTGAGCGATACGGGGCGGTGAAACGAGTGTTGAAGGGAGGGGGGATAGCCCCGTTAATGCAAATTCGCTTTCACCATGTGCGAGTGTGGCACTACTCATATTTACGTGTTCACCGAGTGAAAGCGTGGCAAGGTTATAAACAAACTCCCCTGTTTCGATGGCATTAGTTACTGAATCTTTTTTACCAACACTCGAGAAGGCCAATATCGGTGGTGAATAATTGAAAATATTGAAAAAACTATAAGGAGCTAGATTGGTTCTACCTTTACTATCACAGGTTGATATCCAACCAATAGGTCTAGGACCAATGAGTGATGGGATAGGGTCATGGGGTAGCCCGTGACCCTGCTGTGGTTGGTAACTATAAAACTTTGCTATCATTTTGGAGTCCTTTTTAACATTACTTTAACGGATATTTGAACAAGGTGTTAGGTATTTAAATAATAAATGCTATTAATGCATAAAGAATGCAGTAAGTGGATATTTTATTTTTAATTTTTCTTATATTAACGTTTGAGGATATAACTTAATATAATAATATTAAATTAAATAGTAATTGATGATTATCTTTATTTTATTTATGAGTTTTAGTATTGACTTTATTGCTTAACTCTATTTTTGTGTAAATCCAGTGGATTGATTTATTTTAATTAGAAGCTTTAATTTATTCTTTTAATTTCGTTATTTTCTGCATGTTAATATTTTTATATTTAATTAATCCGCCTTGCTATTATCTTGATTTATTTTTTTTAACCTTTTGATTTTTAGTATTTATTGTGTATTCATCTAAGTTATATTACATGGGTTATATAATTTAATAGGAAATAGCTATCAAATTATATAAGTTCGATCGATACAAACGTATTTACAGAATTAATTAATAAATCTATATTTAAATTAAATTATTCTCTATTTTTATTAGATGTAAAAACAAACTGATTCTTAAGTTCGTAACGAGTCATTTAAAATTTCAAATGGGAGTTTTATTCATTGGAATTAATATGATAAAAACAAATGCGTTATTACGTCGGGATGTTGGGTTATTTTTAAGACAAGCCCGAATTGATAAATCATTAACAGGGTACCAACTAGCTAAAATACTAAAAATAAGTCAACAACAGGTTTCTCGTTATGAGAGAGGGGAAACCGGTATTAATGTTGAAGTATTAAATACTCTTTTGGGCGTATTAGAAAGAAATTGGTTAGAATTTTTTTTCAAAGTCCTAGTGAATCATTCGAATGAAATTGCAGATATAAGAATACAAAATGAATTTTTTAATCTCATCGAAAGATCACTTTTCTACTATTATGGGGAATCAAAAAAAAGATAATTTTCAATTGGGTATGTGGTTGGAGTAAAAAATCACTCACATGGCGATGCTTAGTTTTATGTCCTCTTTAATTGAATTAAATATCGAAATTAGATTTACGCTATTGAATATTTAATGGCGTATTTATTGTAGTTTAATTTTTTAATTGAAAGGAAAAATATATGCAATTTACCAAATTAAATATTGCACCCTATTTATCAAAATCATCTCGGTTATTTATTTTTACTGCATTAATAGCTGGTATTTTTTCAACAAATTCTGCTGCCGACAACACAGGTACAGTTGATTTCGAAGGTGTCGTTGTTAGTACTCCTTGTAATATAGCGCAATCCTCACTAAAGCAAGTTATTGATTTTGGACAATTATCTCGTCGAGCATTGGAAAATGGTCGCGTGGCTGAGGTGAAATTTAATATTGAATTTACTGGGTGTGATTTCACTGACTTTGATATTGATACAGCTGGAAAACCTATTGCTGTTAAATCAATGGAATTAGTGTTTACAGGGCAAAGCTATGCGGATGCAGCAAATACTTTACTTTCTACCTCTGCGGGTAATACCAACAATGTAGGAATTGGTATTGATGGATTTGAGTTTGGAAAAGCTAAAGATGTGCTTTCACGTATCATCAATAAAAAAGGAGATAACGTATTATCTTTCAAAGCGTTAGCAAAAGCTGTTGATACAACGAAAAGTGTATCGGAAGGTAAGTTCAGCGCAGTAACAAACTTTCGTATTACCTATCAATAACTAAATGGTTTAACCGCCAGAATTGACTGGTGGTTAAATATTGATTCGCTAGAGGGGGGGGCATGGTTAGTTATCAAAGGGTTATGAATATAATAGTCTTGTCGATAATGCTTATTTTTAGTATTCACTCATATGCAGACCCCAAAATTATTAAGCCCTACAACGTCAATGCAAGAACATTACTTAAAGGCAGTGTTATCGATGCGCCGTGTTCAATAACGTTGAAAAATCGCTATCAAACTATTGATTTTTCTTCTTTGGCTCTCGCTTTTTTGTCAAATAGCTTGCAAAGAGAAATGCATGATCAGCCTTTTATTATTGAGCTACAAGATTGTGGTAGTGCTTATTCAACCATTGACCTAAAAACATGGAAAATACGCTTTGTCGGCCAACGTGCGCAATATATTGATGCTTTTACGTTACAAGGTGCTTCCGAAGGGCTAGGCGTATCGGTATTAGACAACTCAAAAATACGATTACAGCCTAATAAGGTTTATTCATTATCTGACAATGTGTTGTATCAAGATAAATCAGGATACAGCCTTTTCCTTCGCTATTTCTTACGTTTGGAATTAACCGGACAGCCGATTCAAGCGGGCCGTTATTACGGGCTGATCCGCTTTTTCATCGATTACCAATAACACGCACGAAGAATATGTTTTTATGAGCTTCATTTTGAAGATGAACTCTTATTGCATTTAATCTGGTATAGCTAGGATGGTATAGAGCATGGTGTTCAAAACTAACGAAAAATTGAAGCTAGCTTGGCTCATTGCTTTTCTGTTACCGAGTTTTATAGGATGGAAAGCATTTGCAACTGAATTTAATACAGATGTTTTAGATGCAGATGATATGCAAAATATTGATATGAGCCAGTTTTCGGTAGCAGGGTATACGCTACCGGGGGATTATGTTTTTACTCTCTTTGTTAATGGGCAACGTTTAGGGGCACCCCGCAATATCTCCGTTTATGAAAATAAGCCTATTGCAGGCGAATCAACCCAAGCGACACAAACTATTTGTATTCCTCCTGATATCCTTGAGTTAATTGGGTTAAAGCGTTCTACGATGGAGAAAGTGACACTTTCTCATAGTGGAAAATGCCTCGATTTTTCTGCGCTATCAGGCGTTCAAACAGCCATAGAGCTCAGCACCTTATCGCTGAAAATGACTATTCCGCAAATATGGATGGAATATCGCGACCCTTACTGGGTTCCTGCTAATTTATGGGAAGAAGGAATAGGTGGCGCATTTATTGATTACAATGCGAATATTTCTGCAACCAAAGAAACGAATAGTAATCGGCAAATCTATTTATCAAGTAATGGAATCACTGGGGTAAATTGGGGGGCTTGGCGCTTACGTGGTGATTACAGTACATCTTATCAGAAGCAACGGGGGGATTATCCTCAAGAAAAACATCACTTTGATTTTACTCGTCTTTATGCATTTACTTCATTGAAAGATAGTGCCTCAATCTTTACGTTGGGAGAAAATTATTTTTATTCGGATATCTTTGAATCTTGGCAATATACTGGTTTTTCTTTAGAAAGTGATGACCGCATGCTACCGCCTAAACTAGTGGGGTATGCACCTGAAATTATTGGTGTTGCAAATACTAATGCGATTGTAATTGTTCGCAGCCAAGAACGTATTATTTCTGAAACGGCAGTGCCTCCTGGACCATTTCGTATTCAAACACTTGATAGTGGGATCCGTGGTGTATTAGATGTGACTGTGCGTGAAGAAAATGGGGAGGAGAGCAAGTTTAGTCTTAGTACAGCTTCGTTACCTTATTTAACACGTCCCGGACGCGTTATTTATAAAGTCGCAATGGGAAAGACGCGTTATGACAATCGGCATTTGACAGGTGAGCCTGTTGTAAGTGGTGAATTATCATATGGTGTTTCAAATGCATGGTCATTATATGGAGGAACTCAACTTAATGGTTATTACCAAAGTGCAGCATTAGGGATCGGACGGGATCTTTTTTCAATAGGCGCGGTTTCTTTTGATATCACACAATCTTTTGCCGATTTTTCAGATAAAAGACGCCAAGGCCGCTCTTATCGCGTTAATTACGCAAAATCTTTCGATGAGCTACGCACAGATATTACCTTTGCAGGCTACCGTTTTGCCGACAAAGAATACCGAACACTAACGCAATTTATGGATGAAGAGAGAATAGGTTATGGTACTCAGGCAGCAAAAGAAAATTATCAATTATATTTAAATAAATATTTTGATGATTTTAATATTTCTCTTAATTATCAATATAGTACTTATTGGCAGCACGACTCACAAACGCAATACGGTTTATACATTAATGCGCCTTTAAATTTTCCTCTTCTGTCCCAGAATGCCGCAAATTTATCATTATCAGCAACTCGTACTGAACGAGACAATGGCAATGAAGATGATGCAATTAACCTATATCTCACGGTACCGTTATTCCGCGGGCATAGCATCACATTTTCTGAACTCTACTCACGGTCAGCGGGTAATAATCAATTTAATCATCAGGTTGGCTATAGCGGTTATGGGGAACAAGATAATTACAATATCAATGTTGGTTATAACCACGGCCAACATATTGATAATCAAGTGAGTTTGAGTGGCTTTTATTCACGAGATATCTCTCAAGCAAGTACATCTATAAATGCGAGCTATGTGCCTGATCAATACCACAGCATTGGCGGGTCAATCAATGGCGGGCTTACATTAACCTCGAAAGGGGCGGCATTGCACCGATCAGCGCACGGTGATACACGACTTATGGTTGAAACCCCCGACGTGAGCGGTATTCCTCTCGATAATGGGGTGATTAAAACCAATGCATTTGGGTTGGCTGTTATTCCCAATGTGAATAGTTATCGAAAATCAACAGCTTCAATTAATACCAGCCAGTTACCCGATGATATCGAAAGCCTCGATCCCTCGACAGATATTACGTTAACCAAAGGTGCCATAGGCTATCGCAGCTTATCGGTGATGAAGGGGCATAAATTATTTGTTGTTTTTGCTTTGTCAGATGGAAAGCACCCACCTTTTGGTGCCAGTGTACGTAATAAAAATAACCAAGAAGTAGGGCTAGTGGGTGAAGGCGGTGTGACGTGGCTAGTGGGGGTATCACCTCAAGAAAAGTTGTCGTTGTATTGGAATAACCAGCCACAGTGCGAGTTATCTCTACCTGAAAAATTAAATGAGCTTACGGATTTGTTGTTGCTGCCATGCTCTTCAGTCAAAGCGGTTCGTTCAGTTTATTCATCATCAAGTAAATGATTGTGAGGCTAATTATGTGGAAGTTAGATATTTGTTATCAATGGATTGTGAGAGTACTGCTTGTAATACCTATATTATCATTTAATACCTACGCAGCAGTGACCCTGGATCGAACTCGGATTATTTTTCCTGGGGATGTGAAATCGATTAATATCAAGATAACTAATGATAACCCAGAAGAGGCGTATCTCGCACAAAGTTGGATTGAAGACCAACAAGGTAAGAAGCTAACAAAAGGAGCGTTATTGGCCACGCCGCCACTACAACGCGTAGAGCCGAATAGCCAAAGCTTAGTTCGCTTGAGTCTGACGCCTTTATTTAGTCAGTTACCGCAAGATAGGGAATCCGTATTTTATTTTAATTTGCGAGAAGTCCCGCCTAAATCTCATGATGCGAATACCTTACAAATTGCTTTGCAATCGCGAGTGAAGCTTTTTTATCGACCTCCGTCCATTTTAGCCAAGTCAGAAACAAACTGGGCACATAAGGTCACATTAATGAAAACGAATAAAGGGTATCAGCTCAATAATTCAACGCCTTTCAATTTGACGGTTATTGGCTTGGGTAATAACCAAAAACAGTCGGAACAAAGCCAATTTGAAGTGGTGATGGTGCCGCCTAAATCGACTCAAGAGTTTATTTCCCAGCCACTAACAAGACCTCATTTAACCTATATCAACGATTATGGCGGAAAACCGACTTTGGCTTTTCATTGCCAACAAGACGTTTGCACAGTGGTGGATGAACATTAGTTAGCTGAGGGGGATATACGCCTAGCATCAATAATAGAAGGAGTAATGCATTGATAAAGCATATGCTTATTGGTCTATTTTTCATCAGTGGCATGATAGGAGTGATGGCTTCAGCGAACGGACTTTTAAATCATACTGCGGTGAATGAATCACATTATGAAGATTTAAATAGTGGATGGTTAGAAGTGAGCGCTCGATTATTCAATTCGCCTTGCCACTTAAAAATATCAACCTCAGCGGTGATGTTGACTCAATGTGGTACAGGTGGTGCATTTTCTGCGGATAAAACGCAAACAACGCCCGCACAAATACGCTTCTATGATGTGCAGAATGGAAATGTTACGGCCATAGAGAAAATGAATTTATTAAACGGTAATAATTTTATTCACCCACCTGTTTCAATGCATAAATCGAATTTATTACGGTTGGAGGTGGTTTATGAGTAAGGCAATTTTACTTTTAAGCCTTGTACTTCCTATCTTTGGTTGGAGTAAGGAAAGCCTAGATGTGGAATTTAGTGGCATTTTAGTCAACAAAACCTGTCAGTTAGCGGCTGATTCCATCAATAAGCGGGTAAAAATTGAAAATATACGTTTGAAGTCGATTAATGACAACATTCCTAGTGATATTACACCATTTTTTATCACGATTGAAAAATGCAGCCAAGCCGACCTTAATAAGATGATTAAGATTACCTGGAAAAGCCCAAAACAAGTCACTGTAGAGGGAGGGAATTACCTTGGAACGGATGGAAGTAGTGGTGTGCTGCTTGGTGTAGTTGATAAGCAAGGCGCACTTGTTACTTGGGATAAATCGATTGAGGTAACACCTGTTACGGTTACAGATGGAAGTCAGCAATTGGAATTTGGTGTATTTGTGCGTAAAAATCCGTTGAATGAAGCAAAAAAAGGGGTTTTCTCAAGCTCAGCGACTTTTTCATTGGAGTATGAGTAATGAATACAATCAATTGGTTATCTAAATTTGTTTTGTGTTTTTTATTCCTCCCATTTATGTCTAAGTCGGATGTTTTAATCGATGTGAGCGCGACGTTAGTCGACCCAGCCTGCCACCTGCGTAGCGAAGATAACAGTTCACCGTTAAAAATCAATTTTGGGGTGATTAATATACCGCATAACTCTGATGATATTTCCCAATCCCATATATTTCCATTGTATTTAACTGGCTGTAATTGGAATAAATCACTCGGTATTATGATTAACCCCAAAAATAGTAACACTATGGTTTATCAAGGAAAAAGTATTTTATCCACTAGTACTGATGGCCTTGGCATTAATATCAATAATATAACTGGTGGTGTGGCTCATCCACTTGAAGTTAATCAAATTCAACAAATATTTCCAGAACAAATAGATGCCACTTTACAGCGAATTATTTTACAAGCTGAGCTCGTCAATACCCTACCAGCGAGCCAACTCCGTGCTGGAAAATTTAGTGCTATTGCCATGATTTCGGTCACTTACTATTAAGGCGGTAATATCGGTTATGTCTAATTTTCAAATCCTGTTTCAGGCGGTTTCTAGCTCTATGGTGAAAATACCATTTCCCTTATTTTTTAAGGGAGAGTTTTTTAAACAAACATCTAGCTTATCAATGTATTTTCTGGTGGCCATTCTTAGTTTGTATGGAATGAATGCTCATGCAGATTATGCATCTCGAATACAAAATTCCAATTCAGGTTATTCAATTCGGATCGATAGTAATAGTGTTATTGAACCCGTTGCACGAGTTGGTTCTGATGGCAAAAATTATTATCGTGTAGGAAACCCTATTGTTATTGATGGTAATAGTGCTCAAGTGAGTGTGTCTGGCTTGGTTGATTGTGTTGGGAGACGATGGGGGAGCAGCAATACAAGAATTCATTCATCACAGGCATTTCATCGTTTGTTTATGTATGTAGCTTCTGCGGGAGTCACGATTGATGGAAAAACAGCCTACCGGATCAATAACAATTTAGTGATGACGGTGGAAACTCCAATAATGAATTGGATAAATATTGATGCAGGAA includes these proteins:
- a CDS encoding fimbria/pilus outer membrane usher protein, with amino-acid sequence MVFKTNEKLKLAWLIAFLLPSFIGWKAFATEFNTDVLDADDMQNIDMSQFSVAGYTLPGDYVFTLFVNGQRLGAPRNISVYENKPIAGESTQATQTICIPPDILELIGLKRSTMEKVTLSHSGKCLDFSALSGVQTAIELSTLSLKMTIPQIWMEYRDPYWVPANLWEEGIGGAFIDYNANISATKETNSNRQIYLSSNGITGVNWGAWRLRGDYSTSYQKQRGDYPQEKHHFDFTRLYAFTSLKDSASIFTLGENYFYSDIFESWQYTGFSLESDDRMLPPKLVGYAPEIIGVANTNAIVIVRSQERIISETAVPPGPFRIQTLDSGIRGVLDVTVREENGEESKFSLSTASLPYLTRPGRVIYKVAMGKTRYDNRHLTGEPVVSGELSYGVSNAWSLYGGTQLNGYYQSAALGIGRDLFSIGAVSFDITQSFADFSDKRRQGRSYRVNYAKSFDELRTDITFAGYRFADKEYRTLTQFMDEERIGYGTQAAKENYQLYLNKYFDDFNISLNYQYSTYWQHDSQTQYGLYINAPLNFPLLSQNAANLSLSATRTERDNGNEDDAINLYLTVPLFRGHSITFSELYSRSAGNNQFNHQVGYSGYGEQDNYNINVGYNHGQHIDNQVSLSGFYSRDISQASTSINASYVPDQYHSIGGSINGGLTLTSKGAALHRSAHGDTRLMVETPDVSGIPLDNGVIKTNAFGLAVIPNVNSYRKSTASINTSQLPDDIESLDPSTDITLTKGAIGYRSLSVMKGHKLFVVFALSDGKHPPFGASVRNKNNQEVGLVGEGGVTWLVGVSPQEKLSLYWNNQPQCELSLPEKLNELTDLLLLPCSSVKAVRSVYSSSSK
- a CDS encoding fimbrial biogenesis chaperone yields the protein MWKLDICYQWIVRVLLVIPILSFNTYAAVTLDRTRIIFPGDVKSINIKITNDNPEEAYLAQSWIEDQQGKKLTKGALLATPPLQRVEPNSQSLVRLSLTPLFSQLPQDRESVFYFNLREVPPKSHDANTLQIALQSRVKLFYRPPSILAKSETNWAHKVTLMKTNKGYQLNNSTPFNLTVIGLGNNQKQSEQSQFEVVMVPPKSTQEFISQPLTRPHLTYINDYGGKPTLAFHCQQDVCTVVDEH
- a CDS encoding fimbrial protein; protein product: MIKHMLIGLFFISGMIGVMASANGLLNHTAVNESHYEDLNSGWLEVSARLFNSPCHLKISTSAVMLTQCGTGGAFSADKTQTTPAQIRFYDVQNGNVTAIEKMNLLNGNNFIHPPVSMHKSNLLRLEVVYE
- a CDS encoding fimbrial protein — encoded protein: MSKAILLLSLVLPIFGWSKESLDVEFSGILVNKTCQLAADSINKRVKIENIRLKSINDNIPSDITPFFITIEKCSQADLNKMIKITWKSPKQVTVEGGNYLGTDGSSGVLLGVVDKQGALVTWDKSIEVTPVTVTDGSQQLEFGVFVRKNPLNEAKKGVFSSSATFSLEYE
- a CDS encoding fimbrial protein is translated as MNTINWLSKFVLCFLFLPFMSKSDVLIDVSATLVDPACHLRSEDNSSPLKINFGVINIPHNSDDISQSHIFPLYLTGCNWNKSLGIMINPKNSNTMVYQGKSILSTSTDGLGININNITGGVAHPLEVNQIQQIFPEQIDATLQRIILQAELVNTLPASQLRAGKFSAIAMISVTYY